In the Staphylococcus condimenti genome, one interval contains:
- a CDS encoding response regulator: MTKILVVDDEERIRRLLKLYLERESFDIEEAQDGKEALDKALNTDYACILLDLMLPELDGIEVANRLREYKDTPIIMLTAKGEETNRVEGFESGADDYIVKPFSPREVVLRVKALLRRTLTATSEQNEPHARDLIEFKHLVIDNDAHRVLADGTQVNLTPKEYELLIFLAKTPNKVFDREQLLKDVWHYEFYGDLRTVDTHVKRLREKLNRVSSDAAHMIQTVWGVGYKFEVNNNDATT; the protein is encoded by the coding sequence ATGACAAAAATACTTGTCGTTGATGATGAAGAAAGAATTCGAAGACTGCTTAAATTATATTTAGAAAGAGAATCTTTTGATATCGAAGAAGCTCAAGACGGCAAAGAAGCATTAGATAAGGCATTAAATACTGATTATGCTTGTATCTTACTAGATTTAATGCTTCCTGAACTAGATGGTATTGAAGTTGCAAACCGTTTGAGAGAATACAAAGACACACCAATTATAATGCTAACAGCAAAAGGCGAAGAAACGAATCGCGTAGAAGGATTCGAATCAGGTGCAGATGATTATATTGTCAAACCTTTCTCACCACGTGAGGTAGTCTTGCGAGTTAAAGCATTACTTAGACGCACTTTAACAGCAACTTCAGAACAAAATGAACCTCACGCAAGAGACTTGATTGAATTTAAACACCTTGTCATTGATAATGATGCACATCGTGTACTTGCAGATGGCACTCAGGTCAATTTAACACCTAAAGAATATGAACTTTTAATATTCTTAGCCAAAACACCTAACAAAGTTTTTGATCGTGAACAATTATTAAAAGATGTTTGGCATTATGAATTCTACGGTGACTTGCGTACTGTAGATACTCATGTTAAACGTCTAAGAGAAAAGCTGAACCGCGTATCTTCTGATGCAGCACATATGATACAAACCGTGTGGGGTGTAGGCTATAAATTTGAGGTCAACAATAATGATGCAACGACTTAA
- a CDS encoding ATP-binding protein — MQRLNSVVIKLWLTIILIVTTVLILLSAALITFIQNYYTQDTEQSLIKDAKRISMLLEESDNKSLAIKHSKALIEDPSGLIIMKNKNDEYYNSHSKLKNEMMNVITKNPKYQKVFTNNKKTSQHIKLKVDGKVRTYVLLGYPTKIDTNNPHGAVFIYQDLKSIDDTNNVITIIILVTAVIFLIITTVFAFFLSSRITKPLRQLRTQALNLSEGDYSQVNDINSKDEIGELAHSFNIMSSDIQRHIDEISASKNIRDSLINSMVEGVLGINEKREIILSNEMAKKMAEQLRTTKKEQFTDQMDRTFKEKEIQFQDYEVNNRFYVVIMSYIEQFQPNQSGVVAIIRDMTNEHQLDQMKKDFIANVSHELRTPIALLQGYTESIVDGVVSEPDEIRDSLSIVLDETQRLNRLVNELLNVARMDAEGLSVNKEVQPIDDLLERMQLKYRQQAEDLQIDIKLAPDTSGQLWYYDTDRMEQVLTNLVDNASRYTSPGDAITISASESDKYDILYVADTGSGIAPEHIDLVFDRFYKVDASRKRGKEGTGLGLFICRMIIEAQGGTIDLKSRLGEGTTFIIKLPKPPKNN; from the coding sequence ATGCAACGACTTAATAGTGTTGTCATAAAACTGTGGTTAACTATAATTCTTATAGTAACGACAGTTTTAATTTTACTAAGTGCAGCCTTAATTACTTTTATTCAAAACTATTATACGCAAGATACTGAGCAATCTTTAATAAAAGATGCTAAACGAATTAGCATGTTACTTGAAGAATCAGACAATAAGTCATTAGCTATTAAACATAGTAAAGCTTTAATTGAAGATCCGAGTGGTTTAATCATCATGAAAAATAAGAATGATGAATATTATAATTCTCACTCTAAGTTAAAAAATGAAATGATGAATGTTATTACTAAAAACCCGAAATATCAAAAAGTATTTACTAATAATAAAAAAACATCACAGCACATTAAATTAAAAGTCGATGGGAAAGTCAGAACATACGTATTACTTGGCTATCCGACAAAAATTGATACAAATAACCCCCATGGTGCTGTATTCATTTATCAAGACCTTAAAAGTATAGATGATACAAATAATGTCATTACTATTATTATTTTAGTAACAGCTGTAATTTTCTTAATTATTACCACTGTTTTTGCATTCTTTTTATCATCACGAATTACAAAACCGCTTCGCCAATTACGCACGCAAGCTCTAAATCTTTCTGAAGGTGACTATTCACAAGTCAATGATATCAATTCAAAAGATGAAATAGGAGAACTAGCACATTCCTTCAATATAATGAGTAGTGATATACAAAGACATATTGATGAAATATCAGCTTCTAAAAATATCAGAGACAGCCTAATCAATTCGATGGTAGAAGGCGTGTTAGGTATCAACGAAAAAAGAGAAATTATTCTTTCTAATGAAATGGCAAAAAAAATGGCTGAACAGCTTCGAACTACTAAAAAAGAACAATTTACTGACCAAATGGATCGCACATTCAAAGAAAAAGAAATTCAATTCCAAGACTACGAAGTGAATAATCGATTTTATGTCGTTATCATGAGTTACATCGAACAATTTCAGCCGAATCAAAGCGGTGTTGTAGCGATTATTCGAGACATGACCAATGAACATCAATTGGATCAAATGAAAAAAGATTTCATAGCTAATGTATCTCATGAATTACGTACACCAATTGCTTTATTACAAGGTTATACAGAATCAATTGTTGATGGGGTTGTTTCAGAACCTGATGAAATCAGAGATTCACTTTCAATTGTACTGGACGAAACGCAGCGTTTAAATCGTCTCGTAAATGAATTATTAAATGTAGCGAGAATGGACGCAGAAGGCCTATCAGTTAATAAAGAAGTACAACCTATTGATGATTTGTTAGAGCGTATGCAATTGAAATATCGACAACAAGCTGAAGATTTACAAATTGATATTAAATTAGCACCTGATACATCTGGTCAACTTTGGTATTACGATACAGATAGAATGGAGCAAGTATTAACAAATTTAGTGGACAATGCTTCTCGTTATACTTCACCGGGAGACGCGATTACTATCAGTGCTTCAGAATCTGATAAATACGACATTTTGTATGTAGCAGATACAGGCAGCGGCATTGCACCTGAGCATATTGATTTAGTATTCGATAGATTTTATAAAGTAGATGCTTCTCGAAAACGTGGTAAAGAGGGAACAGGATTAGGACTCTTTATTTGTCGCATGATTATTGAAGCACAAGGTGGAACGATTGACTTAAAAAGCCGTTTAGGTGAAGGGACTACATTTATAATTAAATTGCCTAAGCCGCCAAAAAATAATTAA
- a CDS encoding ECF transporter S component, translating into MNQQKNKRLIIISMMSAIAFILMFIKFPLPFLPPYLTLDFSDVPALLATFLFGPVAGVIVELIKNLLNFLFNMGDPIGPVANFSAAVSFLLTAFYVSKLIKGKWNLVIGLIAGTLVMTLILSILNYFVLLPLYGMIMNLSDVVKNLKIIIVSGIIPFNIIKGIAVSAIFLLLYKRLKKALSY; encoded by the coding sequence ATGAATCAACAAAAAAACAAACGCTTAATCATTATAAGTATGATGAGTGCAATCGCGTTTATTTTGATGTTTATCAAATTTCCGCTGCCATTTTTACCACCATACTTAACATTGGACTTTAGTGATGTTCCAGCATTGCTTGCAACATTTCTATTTGGACCAGTGGCAGGAGTTATTGTAGAACTTATTAAAAATTTACTTAACTTCCTTTTCAATATGGGGGATCCAATCGGACCTGTAGCAAACTTTTCAGCTGCAGTCAGTTTTTTACTTACTGCGTTTTATGTAAGTAAATTAATTAAAGGCAAATGGAACTTAGTTATCGGCTTAATTGCAGGCACTTTAGTTATGACTCTAATATTGAGCATTTTAAACTACTTTGTTCTATTACCTTTATACGGAATGATTATGAATCTTTCAGATGTAGTGAAAAATTTAAAAATAATTATAGTATCAGGTATTATCCCATTCAACATTATAAAAGGAATTGCAGTATCAGCTATTTTCCTTTTACTATATAAACGACTAAAAAAAGCATTAAGTTATTAA
- a CDS encoding ferredoxin: protein MAKYTIVDMDTCIACGACGAAAPDIYDYDDEGIAYVILDDNEGTAEVPEELYEDMEDALEGCPTDSIKIADEPFDGDALKFE, encoded by the coding sequence TTGGCTAAATATACGATTGTAGATATGGATACATGTATTGCATGTGGTGCTTGCGGTGCAGCAGCTCCAGATATTTATGACTACGACGATGAAGGCATTGCATACGTGATTCTTGATGATAATGAAGGTACCGCTGAAGTACCTGAAGAATTATATGAAGACATGGAAGATGCACTGGAAGGTTGCCCTACTGATTCTATTAAAATAGCAGATGAACCTTTTGATGGAGATGCACTAAAATTCGAATAA
- a CDS encoding helix-turn-helix domain-containing protein, which yields MIDLKEIIQYIKTNAYHYKTDKSLYNIIVGAKTHQTYFDACSQQLLSLYHSHPNLKYPSFDRIFNDTDENNNSNSNTLKVSPRYTFESLQQTFQVIQLLTQTISNHQHQSFSFIPVSQIEKVQKKAKQLYYQILNNNDEKLFEKEIYNLFASINSNNELSILHYFLQGYEETMYTNQQVGMIELISDEELIRIKMNDLVEMMNQIEDKEKFKILHKTIILPELSQNAYETYRHLKNDKNMQEIAVIESVKENTVEDHVLELFIKGYLSNYDLYINQTFYSAFKSFYQNNKEERLKEFKLKFPDHSYFEIKLAIVRFSREE from the coding sequence ATGATTGACTTGAAAGAAATAATTCAATACATAAAAACAAATGCTTATCATTATAAAACTGATAAAAGTCTTTATAATATAATCGTTGGTGCTAAAACTCATCAAACTTATTTTGATGCATGTAGCCAACAACTTTTATCATTATATCACAGTCATCCAAATTTAAAATATCCATCATTCGACCGAATATTCAATGACACTGATGAAAATAATAACAGTAACAGCAATACATTAAAAGTTTCACCGCGTTACACTTTTGAGAGTTTGCAACAAACATTTCAAGTCATCCAATTATTAACTCAAACAATTTCGAATCATCAGCATCAAAGCTTTTCATTTATACCTGTTTCACAGATTGAAAAAGTGCAAAAGAAAGCCAAGCAACTTTATTATCAAATTTTAAATAATAATGATGAGAAGTTATTTGAAAAAGAAATATACAATCTATTTGCATCTATAAATTCTAACAATGAATTGTCCATTCTTCATTATTTTTTACAAGGATACGAAGAAACAATGTATACGAATCAACAGGTGGGAATGATCGAATTAATTTCAGATGAAGAATTAATCAGAATAAAAATGAATGATTTAGTTGAAATGATGAATCAAATAGAAGATAAAGAAAAATTTAAAATTTTACATAAAACAATCATTTTGCCTGAATTATCACAAAATGCATATGAAACTTATCGTCATCTTAAAAATGATAAAAATATGCAGGAAATTGCTGTTATTGAAAGCGTAAAAGAAAATACAGTTGAAGATCATGTGCTCGAGCTCTTTATTAAAGGATATCTTTCTAATTATGATTTATATATAAATCAAACTTTTTATTCTGCATTTAAATCATTTTATCAAAATAACAAAGAAGAACGACTAAAAGAATTCAAATTAAAATTTCCAGATCACAGTTATTTCGAAATTAAATTAGCTATCGTACGTTTTTCTAGGGAGGAGTGA
- a CDS encoding RecQ family ATP-dependent DNA helicase: MLQKALQEWFGFDDFNPGQEAIIQSVLDNQNTLGILPTGSGKSLCYQLPTYINQKPTLIISPLISLMDDQVMQMKKKGERSVCYVHSGMSLEEKNKNLKFIKKSKFIFLSPEFILNRDNINFLRDIDLGLIVLDEAHCITEWGYDFRPHYALVGKITDRFPKATVLALTATAPKHLKEDLNEVVNTQFREIKTKMDRSNISLTHFNFDNDNEKMKWLLEKINCSGPTIIYVSSKKKCRELAQEIYKAGYLTGIYHGDMSYQERQTVQQQFIQNDIPIVVATSAFGMGINKPDIRTVIHFHLPTSPSSYIQEIGRAGRDGIYSQAISLYQSDDAFLLETLLFSDMITDADINAYKNGMLLPVEKQSIIDVLRTRYSINEIHQIFQRSESRKKEGYIRMLGYKNLTTCRREYLMSYFGENVQKPESCCDNDGIQEIINVKNPKKVTRKMNYLEKLNQIFTNN; encoded by the coding sequence ATGTTACAAAAAGCATTACAAGAGTGGTTTGGATTTGATGATTTTAACCCTGGACAAGAAGCAATCATTCAGAGTGTCCTAGATAATCAAAATACTTTAGGTATTTTACCTACTGGCAGTGGTAAGAGTTTATGCTATCAACTTCCAACTTATATCAATCAAAAACCTACGTTGATTATATCTCCATTAATATCATTAATGGATGATCAAGTGATGCAAATGAAGAAAAAAGGAGAACGTTCCGTATGTTACGTACATTCTGGGATGAGTTTAGAAGAAAAGAATAAAAATCTTAAGTTTATAAAAAAATCAAAGTTTATCTTTTTAAGTCCTGAGTTCATTTTAAACCGTGATAATATCAATTTTCTACGTGACATAGATTTAGGTTTGATTGTTCTGGATGAAGCACATTGCATTACAGAGTGGGGTTATGATTTCAGACCCCATTATGCACTTGTAGGTAAAATTACTGATCGATTCCCAAAAGCAACTGTATTAGCCTTGACTGCTACAGCTCCAAAGCATTTAAAAGAAGATTTGAACGAAGTGGTAAATACTCAATTTCGTGAAATCAAAACGAAAATGGATCGTAGCAATATATCCTTAACACATTTCAATTTTGACAATGATAATGAAAAAATGAAGTGGCTATTAGAAAAAATCAACTGTAGCGGCCCCACAATTATTTACGTATCGTCAAAGAAAAAATGTCGAGAACTTGCACAAGAAATATATAAAGCAGGTTATTTAACTGGAATATATCATGGTGATATGTCTTATCAAGAACGGCAAACAGTGCAACAACAATTTATTCAAAACGATATTCCTATTGTTGTTGCAACCAGTGCTTTCGGAATGGGGATTAATAAACCCGATATAAGAACAGTCATACATTTCCACCTTCCTACGAGCCCATCAAGCTATATACAAGAAATTGGCAGAGCAGGTAGAGATGGCATATACAGCCAAGCAATTAGTTTATATCAATCGGATGATGCATTCCTGTTAGAAACATTGCTTTTTTCAGATATGATTACAGACGCAGATATAAATGCATATAAAAACGGTATGCTGTTACCTGTCGAAAAACAAAGTATTATTGACGTTTTACGTACCAGATATTCTATTAATGAAATTCATCAAATATTCCAACGTTCAGAATCCCGTAAAAAAGAAGGGTACATTAGAATGTTGGGTTACAAAAACCTCACTACTTGCAGAAGAGAATATTTAATGTCTTATTTTGGTGAAAATGTACAAAAACCTGAATCTTGTTGTGATAATGATGGAATCCAAGAAATTATAAATGTGAAAAACCCTAAAAAAGTAACGCGAAAAATGAACTATTTAGAAAAACTCAATCAAATCTTCACAAATAATTAA
- a CDS encoding LysM peptidoglycan-binding domain-containing protein: MSNNNFKDDFERNRQSIDPSHSNEDKGTTEESDKSVDSSETNNQEPKTGATHFPPRGSQRRRRRRRETATHKQEETSKQEEVHTDNQQKAEEKNTSTEKSDSKNKGNSAAAASVGGGIVGKKLQQNHKNDTKSQNNKDEVGSLDDRSAESYDSKDKNNKNNESNNTGKKAAAAGAAGIAGGAAAKHQADKNKNKNESANKSKESDTKKKETDKTASAAAGSTAAKNDKSVDKQDNKKESANTDKKGNKTGKAAAVGAAAVGGAAAGKAAKDHSNKENNKKNDKKENEDKHTKNKAGKTAAAGTAAGAAGAAGASSVNASSNGGGGNGGNGSGNNNGHEDGNNNEPKKSGGFKKLLPLLLGLIIIAAIAIFGGMALTNQGDHKGDNDNKTADHSKNNKKDDAKDKSSASNKKDDKSKDDANTSEDNNAQSDDSANNDSNTNDNANSNDPTAQNDANGSDNMNNQNGYNQDQQGQQNQQNGQYNQNNQNQNTQAQQGGQTHTVYGKENLYRIAIRYYGEGTQANVDKIKRANGLNSNNISNGQQLVIPQ; the protein is encoded by the coding sequence TTGTCTAACAATAATTTTAAAGACGATTTTGAACGTAACCGTCAATCAATTGATCCTTCCCATTCTAATGAAGACAAGGGAACAACAGAAGAATCAGACAAGTCAGTTGATTCTAGTGAAACAAACAATCAAGAACCTAAAACGGGAGCAACACATTTTCCTCCTAGAGGATCACAACGTAGACGTCGCAGAAGAAGAGAAACGGCTACTCACAAACAAGAAGAAACTAGTAAACAAGAAGAGGTACATACAGACAATCAACAAAAAGCTGAAGAGAAAAATACTTCTACTGAAAAAAGCGACTCAAAAAATAAAGGGAATAGTGCAGCCGCTGCTAGTGTAGGTGGAGGCATTGTTGGAAAAAAACTTCAACAAAATCATAAAAATGACACTAAATCCCAAAATAATAAAGATGAAGTTGGAAGTTTAGATGATCGTTCAGCTGAATCTTACGATAGTAAAGATAAAAATAATAAAAATAATGAGTCAAATAATACTGGTAAAAAAGCCGCGGCTGCTGGAGCAGCAGGAATAGCAGGTGGAGCTGCTGCTAAGCATCAAGCAGATAAAAATAAAAATAAAAATGAATCAGCTAATAAATCTAAAGAAAGCGACACAAAGAAAAAAGAAACTGACAAAACAGCAAGTGCCGCTGCAGGAAGTACAGCAGCAAAAAATGATAAATCAGTAGACAAACAAGATAATAAAAAAGAATCAGCTAATACAGATAAAAAGGGCAATAAGACTGGAAAAGCAGCTGCTGTGGGTGCTGCTGCAGTCGGCGGAGCTGCTGCTGGTAAAGCAGCTAAAGATCATTCAAATAAAGAAAATAACAAAAAGAATGATAAAAAAGAAAACGAAGATAAGCATACTAAAAATAAAGCTGGAAAAACTGCAGCTGCGGGTACCGCAGCAGGCGCTGCTGGAGCAGCGGGCGCATCTTCTGTAAATGCCTCAAGTAATGGTGGCGGCGGAAATGGCGGTAATGGTTCAGGGAATAATAATGGTCATGAAGATGGCAATAACAATGAACCTAAAAAGTCAGGCGGCTTTAAAAAGTTATTACCATTGTTATTAGGTTTAATTATCATTGCCGCTATTGCTATTTTCGGTGGTATGGCCTTAACAAACCAAGGCGATCACAAGGGTGACAACGATAATAAAACGGCTGACCATTCTAAAAACAATAAAAAAGATGATGCAAAAGATAAATCTTCTGCAAGCAACAAGAAAGATGACAAATCTAAAGATGATGCAAATACATCTGAAGACAACAATGCCCAATCTGATGATTCAGCAAATAACGACAGCAATACTAACGACAATGCAAATTCAAATGATCCTACAGCACAAAATGATGCTAATGGTTCAGATAATATGAATAATCAAAACGGTTATAATCAAGATCAACAAGGTCAGCAAAACCAACAAAATGGTCAATATAATCAAAATAACCAAAACCAAAATACACAAGCACAACAAGGTGGTCAAACACACACTGTTTATGGTAAAGAAAATCTTTATCGTATCGCAATCCGTTATTACGGAGAAGGTACACAAGCAAACGTAGATAAAATCAAACGTGCAAATGGTTTAAACAGTAATAATATTTCAAATGGCCAACAGCTTGTGATTCCACAATAG
- the ypdA gene encoding bacillithiol disulfide reductase YpdA, with translation MQTVESIIIGGGPCGLSAAIEQKKKGIETLVIEKGNVVEAIYNYPTHQTFFSSSDKLSIGDVPFIVEEYKPHRNQALVYYREVVKYHQLDIHAFEEVLTVKKIGKRFTITTTKDTYQCRFLTVATGYYGQHNDLEVEGAKLPKVFHYFKEAHPYFDQNVVIIGGKNSAVDAALELEKAGANVTVLYRGADYSSAIKPWILPNFESLVRHEKIDMHFNAEVTKIDEDSVTYIQDGETYKIPNDYVFAMIGYHPDYEFLQNIGIDIKTNEYGTAPVYDKETYETNVDNCYIAGVIAAGNDANTIFIENGKFHGGIIAQNIIAKKQTPLES, from the coding sequence ATGCAAACAGTTGAAAGTATTATTATTGGCGGAGGTCCATGCGGACTAAGTGCTGCAATCGAGCAAAAGAAAAAAGGAATTGAAACGCTAGTGATTGAAAAGGGAAATGTGGTTGAAGCTATTTATAATTACCCGACACATCAAACTTTTTTCTCATCTAGTGACAAATTAAGTATCGGGGATGTGCCTTTTATAGTTGAAGAATATAAACCCCACAGAAATCAAGCGTTAGTTTATTACAGAGAAGTTGTTAAATATCATCAGCTTGATATACATGCGTTTGAAGAGGTCCTCACAGTTAAAAAAATTGGTAAAAGATTTACAATTACAACGACGAAAGATACTTATCAATGCAGATTCCTTACAGTAGCTACTGGCTATTATGGACAACATAATGATTTAGAAGTGGAAGGTGCTAAATTGCCAAAAGTATTCCATTACTTTAAAGAAGCACATCCATATTTTGATCAAAACGTTGTTATAATCGGAGGTAAAAACTCTGCAGTTGATGCTGCACTTGAATTAGAAAAAGCTGGTGCAAATGTCACAGTGTTATATAGGGGTGCAGATTATTCTTCAGCAATTAAACCATGGATTCTACCCAACTTTGAATCCCTTGTGAGACATGAAAAAATTGACATGCATTTTAATGCTGAGGTTACTAAAATCGATGAAGACAGTGTTACTTATATTCAAGATGGTGAAACATACAAAATTCCTAATGACTATGTATTTGCGATGATTGGTTATCATCCAGACTATGAATTCTTACAAAATATTGGGATTGACATCAAAACTAATGAGTATGGTACTGCGCCAGTTTACGATAAAGAAACATATGAAACAAATGTAGATAATTGTTATATTGCAGGTGTAATTGCTGCAGGTAATGATGCCAATACAATATTTATCGAAAATGGTAAATTCCATGGCGGAATCATTGCTCAAAATATTATTGCAAAAAAACAAACACCTCTAGAATCATAA
- a CDS encoding asparaginase, with translation MKKILVIHTGGTISMSEDETNKVIENEQNPISKHQDVISRYADVTEINPINLPSPHVTIADVVKLRNIIEKTSENNEYDGFVITHGTDTLEETAYLLDLTTKTEKPIVITGAMRSSNEIGSDGLYNFISALRVAVDNDSSDKGVMVVFNDEIHTARNVTKTHTSNTNTFQSPNHGPLGVLTKTSVQFHHRPYSHEILHKVDSELYVPIVKAYMDMKSDVLKFYSEQNVDGIVIEALGQGNLPPRALEGLMACLNKGIPVILVSRSFNGIVGPIYAYEGGGYDLEQRGVIFSNGLNGQKARLKLLVAISNHLNEKQLKLYFDAQV, from the coding sequence ATGAAAAAAATCTTAGTTATCCATACTGGCGGGACAATAAGCATGTCTGAGGATGAAACAAATAAAGTAATTGAAAATGAACAAAATCCAATCTCAAAACATCAAGATGTTATTAGTCGATATGCTGATGTAACTGAGATTAATCCAATCAATTTACCGTCTCCACATGTGACAATTGCTGATGTTGTAAAATTACGAAACATTATAGAAAAAACAAGTGAAAATAATGAATATGATGGTTTCGTCATCACTCATGGAACTGATACATTGGAAGAAACAGCATACTTATTAGATTTAACTACTAAAACTGAGAAACCTATTGTCATTACTGGAGCAATGCGTTCTTCAAATGAAATCGGTTCTGATGGACTATATAATTTTATTTCTGCTTTGCGTGTTGCTGTTGATAATGATTCATCAGATAAAGGTGTTATGGTTGTGTTTAATGATGAAATACATACTGCAAGAAATGTTACAAAAACTCATACGTCAAACACTAATACTTTCCAAAGTCCGAACCATGGCCCGTTAGGTGTTTTAACTAAAACAAGTGTGCAGTTTCATCACCGTCCATACAGTCACGAAATTTTGCATAAAGTGGACTCAGAGTTATATGTACCAATTGTTAAAGCATACATGGATATGAAAAGTGATGTCCTTAAATTCTATAGTGAACAAAATGTAGACGGTATAGTTATTGAAGCGTTAGGTCAAGGTAACTTACCTCCAAGAGCTCTTGAAGGATTGATGGCTTGTTTGAATAAAGGGATACCTGTAATTCTTGTATCGCGTTCATTTAATGGGATTGTTGGTCCTATTTATGCTTATGAAGGCGGTGGCTATGATTTAGAACAACGCGGAGTTATATTCTCAAATGGTTTAAATGGTCAAAAAGCACGATTGAAATTATTAGTCGCAATAAGTAATCATCTTAATGAAAAACAATTAAAATTATATTTTGACGCACAAGTTTAA
- the cmk gene encoding (d)CMP kinase, producing the protein MNLINIAIDGPAAAGKSTIARRVAESHSMIYVDTGAMYRAITYKYLQEGKNDDFQSLIEDVSLKLVYDEDKGQRVLLNGEDITDFLRSNEVTQNVSYVASKEPVRTFAVEVQQQLAAEKGIVMDGRDIGTVVLPDAELKIYMVASVEERAERRQKENEEHGIPSSLNELKKEIEARDHYDMNREISPLRKADDAVTVNTTGKSIEQVTEIISNLIDKVES; encoded by the coding sequence ATGAACTTAATTAATATAGCAATTGATGGACCTGCGGCTGCTGGGAAAAGTACAATTGCACGCAGAGTCGCTGAAAGTCATTCAATGATTTATGTTGATACAGGAGCAATGTATCGTGCCATCACATATAAATATTTACAAGAAGGTAAGAATGATGATTTTCAATCTTTAATTGAAGACGTTTCTTTAAAGCTTGTATATGACGAAGATAAAGGGCAACGTGTACTTTTAAATGGCGAAGATATCACTGACTTTCTTCGCTCAAATGAAGTTACGCAAAATGTTTCATACGTTGCTTCAAAAGAACCGGTCAGAACTTTTGCTGTAGAAGTTCAACAACAATTAGCTGCAGAAAAAGGAATTGTGATGGATGGAAGAGATATTGGTACTGTAGTATTACCTGATGCAGAATTAAAAATTTATATGGTAGCTTCTGTGGAAGAGCGTGCCGAACGAAGACAAAAGGAGAATGAAGAACATGGGATTCCTTCCTCTCTAAATGAATTAAAAAAAGAAATTGAAGCACGTGATCATTATGATATGAACAGAGAAATATCTCCACTTCGTAAAGCAGATGATGCCGTAACAGTCAATACAACAGGAAAATCTATAGAACAAGTAACTGAAATTATATCTAATTTGATTGACAAAGTAGAGTCTTAA